The genomic stretch TGCTAAGTAAGAAGATGCCTGACAGGCACTTTTTTATGTCCATATCGTATTCGATTGATGGACAAAAGTGGGTTGGATGAACTTAAAAAAACCTTAAGATGGATAAAATTTACCTTAAGGACATCCTGACTATGAAGGTGTTTTCGAGGGGATACTGAGTCAGATATTGAATGTAACCGCCGGAGAGTTTGATTATTTTTTTTGTCAGTACCAAGCCTAATCCAAAACCCACTTTTCCCTGACTATTTTTCCCTCTAAAAAAATGGTCGAATAACAGGCCCTGCTCCTGAGAGGATAGGCTCTCACCAGGGTTGGAAAATGAAATAGATAGCTCCTTTTCACTGTCACAGCTTATCTGTATTGAAGCGGTTTCATTATTACTGTAAGCCAGACAATTTGACAATAGGTTTTGAAATGCCTGTTTGAGTAGTACCGGGTTCGCCATCACTTTAAGCCGATCTTCATTAAGTTCTTCACCAGGGAAATCCAACTGAAAATCGAAGGTGAATTCTGGGGCAATCATCCGAAAATCCTCCACGAGCTCAAATAATAACTCATCTATGCGAACTTCACTTACATCCAACTCCTGACCTGCTTCGACCTTGGAAATCTGCAGCAGGCTATGAATGATTTCTCCGAGAAATTTTGCTTTGTTCGCTAACTGGGCGAGCTGATCTGCCAGAAGATCATCATTGACGTTTTCTTTGAGGCGTTCCAGCTCCGACACCAAAATAGAAATGGGGGTTTTTAGTTCGTGTGAAATGTGTTGCACTGCGTGTTTCTGGAAAGCCATTGATTCATTCGTCCTTTTCAGCAGGATGTTGAAGCTCTGGTATAGCTGGTCTATTTCGACTAGGCCGGAGGGAGGAAGCTTGAGTAATTGGTTTTGGCTGGCGTTGAAGTTGAAATGCTTGATGTCTTCGGAAAGCTGAGTAATTGGTCTGGCCAGTTTCTGGGCGAGAAAATAAGATATCAGCACCACGGTGACCAAAATACCCAAGAAGATAATTCCCAATGTGTTTTTGAGAAATTCCAGTTTGCTTATACCATACTCATCATAGGCTTTGGAGATACCATAGAAGCTGTTACCGTCTTTTTCATAATAGGTACCTATGACATCATAATCATCTTCTTTCGTTTCTAACCATATAGTTTCTGGGGAAAGTGAGTTGAGGATAGCTTCTGGATCATTGATGGAGAGATCATCTATACTGGAGAAAATCAGTGATTTTTGTCCGTCATAAATCAGGAGCTTCTCATCAAAGAAATCATTGATGGAGAGTTCATCCATAGTTTTGGACAAATTCTCACTTTGTTCTTTGTACTGTGAGATGAGATTGATAGTAAGGATAATTTTAGCTCTTTGCCTTTGCTGAAATTCCTCTTCCCTATATTCTGAGAATAGTACAAAAACAGTGGTGAGTGACAGGGCGGCCAATACTGTCACAGCACTTACAAAGTAGATCAGTATCCGCTTTCTTATTCTCATTGCGCATCGAGATAATAGCCATATCCCACTTTTGTTTTGATAGTCTGGGTACTGTAAGGCTTGTCAATTTTGTTACGGAGAAAATTGATATAGACCTCAACAGTATTGGTGTTAGCTTCCATATTGGTTCCCCAGATTGCCTGAATAAGTTCTTTTTTCAGCACTATTTCACCTGGATTCTGGGCTAGTCTTTTAAGGATTTGGTATTCTCTCGGGGTAAGGTTTATTTCAGTACCCTGCTTAGTCACCTGGCTTTTATCCATGTCAATAGAAAGGTCACCGACAATCACCTTTTGATTATTCAATGTCTTGGAACCGGCTCTTTTCAGTAGAGAATTCACACGTAATACAAGCTCACGCATAAAGAATGGTTTTCCCAGGTAGTCATCCGCTCCGGCTTCATATCCTTTTATTTTATCCTCTAACTCAGAAAAGGCCGTTAAGATGATAACGGGTGAGGAGGTATTGAAAGTTCTGAATTCCTTACATAAATCGAAACCGTTTTTGCCTGGTAAACTTATATCCAATATAATACAGTCATAAACACGTTGCCGAAGGCTTTTCTCTGCCAATAGCCCGTCGTAAAACTGATAGGTAAGGAATCCTTCTGCCTTGAGAGCTTCTGAAATATTAGAGTTTAATATGGGATCGTCTTCGATAATTAAAATGTCCATAAGTCAGGTTCGTAGGAGCCAGTTTATAGCACCTGTTCCAGAGGGTTATCAGATTTTTGCCCCTTCAAGCAATAGATTTCTTATTTGTAATTCTTGGCTCTCATCTTCAAGCATAATCATTAAATTATCACCTTCTATGAGTTCTGTATGTCCATTTGGAGTGATAAATTTTTTGTCCCGCTTTATCACTACTACGAGCGAGCTCGCCGGAAAACCAATTTCAAGTATTTTTTTTCCTATTGAAAAACTGCCTTTTTCAAGATGGATTTCCATTACCGCATTTTTGAAATCATCAGAAAGCTCCAAGTCCAGTAAGGTTTTTCTTTTTAGTTCTGATGGAAGAGCTAAGCCCAGAAGCTTGGCGGCAAGAGGAAGAGTCGGCGCCTGAATAGCCACTGAAGTCAACACGATGAAGAAAACAATGTGGAAAAGAGTCCATGACATTTCTATTCCTGCTATCATTGGAAGTGTGGCAAATACAATTGGTACCGCACCACGTAGGCCTACCCATGAGATAAAAGTTTTTTCTTTGAGGCTGAATTTGAAAAAGGAAAGAGCAAGAAAAACACCTATTGGTCTAGCTATAAATATCAGGAACATGGCAGCGGTCAGCGCTATTCCTGCCACAGGGAATAGCTGTTTAGGAAATACCAGAAGACCCAGTGAAATGAACATCACTACCTGCATCAGCCAAGCTACTCCATCAAAAAACTTCATCAGGCTTTTTTTATGTGCCATGTTGGAATTGCCGACGGTGATGGCAGCGATATATACCGCCAAAAACCCATTGCCTTTGCAAAGATCCACCACGGTATAGGTAATTAAGACCAAGGCGAGTAACATGACAGGATAAAGTCCCTCAAAGTCAAGTTTCACTTTGTTGGTAAGTAGAACTATCGCCCTTCCGAATAGCCAGCCAAGTAAGCCGCCTAAGATCATTTGAATTGCGAATAGTGGAATGATTTCCCAAATTGAGTTGTTTTCCAGCGTGATAAACCCTAGAATGGAAACGGTCAGGAAGTAGGCCATAGGATCA from Algoriphagus sp. NG3 encodes the following:
- a CDS encoding potassium/proton antiporter; the protein is MIFTAQNILLISSVLLLAGVLASRTSGKTGIPLLLIFLGVGMLAGSDGIGGIKFENPAITQLLGIIALTYILFSGGMDTKWPSIKPVLWPGVALSTVGVLLTSFSLGAFVYWITDLSILESLLLGAIVSSTDAAAVFSVLRAKSLGLKGNLRPLLELESGSNDPMAYFLTVSILGFITLENNSIWEIIPLFAIQMILGGLLGWLFGRAIVLLTNKVKLDFEGLYPVMLLALVLITYTVVDLCKGNGFLAVYIAAITVGNSNMAHKKSLMKFFDGVAWLMQVVMFISLGLLVFPKQLFPVAGIALTAAMFLIFIARPIGVFLALSFFKFSLKEKTFISWVGLRGAVPIVFATLPMIAGIEMSWTLFHIVFFIVLTSVAIQAPTLPLAAKLLGLALPSELKRKTLLDLELSDDFKNAVMEIHLEKGSFSIGKKILEIGFPASSLVVVIKRDKKFITPNGHTELIEGDNLMIMLEDESQELQIRNLLLEGAKI
- a CDS encoding response regulator transcription factor, with amino-acid sequence MDILIIEDDPILNSNISEALKAEGFLTYQFYDGLLAEKSLRQRVYDCIILDISLPGKNGFDLCKEFRTFNTSSPVIILTAFSELEDKIKGYEAGADDYLGKPFFMRELVLRVNSLLKRAGSKTLNNQKVIVGDLSIDMDKSQVTKQGTEINLTPREYQILKRLAQNPGEIVLKKELIQAIWGTNMEANTNTVEVYINFLRNKIDKPYSTQTIKTKVGYGYYLDAQ
- a CDS encoding HAMP domain-containing sensor histidine kinase produces the protein MRIRKRILIYFVSAVTVLAALSLTTVFVLFSEYREEEFQQRQRAKIILTINLISQYKEQSENLSKTMDELSINDFFDEKLLIYDGQKSLIFSSIDDLSINDPEAILNSLSPETIWLETKEDDYDVIGTYYEKDGNSFYGISKAYDEYGISKLEFLKNTLGIIFLGILVTVVLISYFLAQKLARPITQLSEDIKHFNFNASQNQLLKLPPSGLVEIDQLYQSFNILLKRTNESMAFQKHAVQHISHELKTPISILVSELERLKENVNDDLLADQLAQLANKAKFLGEIIHSLLQISKVEAGQELDVSEVRIDELLFELVEDFRMIAPEFTFDFQLDFPGEELNEDRLKVMANPVLLKQAFQNLLSNCLAYSNNETASIQISCDSEKELSISFSNPGESLSSQEQGLLFDHFFRGKNSQGKVGFGLGLVLTKKIIKLSGGYIQYLTQYPLENTFIVRMSLR